CAGGCTCGCGCCGCCGTTCGCCAGCTGGTTGACGTACGGAGCGTTCGCGCTGCCGATGATCTCCCCGTACTGCTTGTTCTCGTACACGACGACCACCACGTGGTCGTACGTCGGCAGCGCGGCCGCGGCCGCCGCCGGCGCGGCCGAACCGCCCTCCGCGGCCTGCGAGTTGGCCACGGTGAAGGCGCCCAGCAGGCCGAGCGCGCCGAGCCCGGCCACGAGCGCCGACCAGCGGGCCCGGCGTCTCATCTCGGCCCTGGGCGAGGGTGAGGGGGTGGGCATGGGTGTTTCCTCCCTGTCGTGGGTCCAGCGACCCGGTGTCAGTCCTCGCGCCGCGCCGCACCGGCCACGGCGATGTTCAGGAAGCGCGGTACGGGCCGCCCCCGGCCGCGGAAGTCCTCCGCGACCGCGGCCCGCACCGCCGTCAGTCGTGCCTCGGGCAGCAGCACCAGCACGCTCCGCCCCGGCCGCGGCCCGGGCTGCCACGCACTCAGCGCACCGGCCCGCCGGGCACAGGACACCGCCCGCGCCAGCTCCCGCGACCGGTCCGCGGCCTCGCCCCGGACGGCGACCAGCACCAGTCGGGCCCCCGAGGCCGCCGGGTCGAAGGGCACGTACCGCTGTCGCCGCCGGGGTTGCGGACCCACCAGCAGGGCCCGGCCGGGCCGGGCGAAGAGCACCGCCCGGCGCAGCCCGTCGTCCCCGTCCGGCAGCGCACCGGCCAGCAGCCGGGCCAGGTCCGCGCGGTCCGGCCGCTCACCCGCCGCCGCGTGCACGTCGGCCACCGCCAGCGCCACCGCGCACTCGGCGGGCTCCGCCGTGGCCAGGCCGGCGGCCCCCGTGAGCGAACCCTGCACGTGCAGGTCCGTTCCGCCGCGGCCGTGACCGGCACGGGCCAGCTCCCGCAGCACGGTGTACGGCCGCACGGCCCAGTCGGGTGCGGCGGGAGGCGGCCCGGACAGCGTCAGCGGCAGATCGCAGCTGTCCGTGGGGTGGGCGAGGGAGCTGAGCCGCACCAGACCGTCGGTGCGCGGGGCCGCGGCAGCAGCCGTGGGCCAGCCGGCCGCCGCGACCAGCCCGGGCGAGCCCAGGTGGAAGGCGTACGGCGCGCTCCACACGGCGGCGGGGGGCCGCCCGTGCGCGGCCTCCAGCGCGTAGGCGACGAGCCGGAACAACGGATCGGCGGTGGCCCGCCTGGCCAGGTCGCCTCCGGCGGGGTCAGCCGAGTCGCCTCCGGCAGGGCCTGGGGCCTCCGTCCCGTCCGGGCGGAAACCGGGGCTCCGCCCCGGACCCCGCGCCTCGAACTCCCCCGGACTCCGTCCTGGGGTCCCCCCGGGCGAGGCCGGATCGGCTCCCGCAGCCGGGGGCAACCGGCGCCCGGAGGCTCCCGGGCCCGTCACGGCGTGTCCTTGCGGGCCAGCATCCGGTAGGCGTTGCCGCCGTCCGTGCGGTGGGCCGCCGCCGTGCGCAGGGCGTCGAGTACCGCCGCGCCCGCGAAGGCCGGCAGGGCGGCCAGCCGAACGGCGTGGGCGAGGGCCCGGGTGCGGGCCGTGGCCGGGGGACCCCACGGGCGGTCCGGGTCCGGGGCCAGCCGCGTCGCCGTGAGCGCCACCGCGCCGAAGAAGTCGTTGCCCTGGTGGGCCGGTCCGTGCTCCTCGGCGAGGACGGTGAACCCCCGGTCGGCCAGTGCCTCGCGCAGGTTCGCGGCGGGCACCAGGTGCTGGTGCTGGGGCTGGAACCAGGGCAGCCACACGGGGCCGAGCAGCCGGGCCATCCGTGATTCCGGGTCGGGCAGCTCGATGGTCAGGAAGCCGCCGGGGGCCAGGACGGAGGCCGCCGCGTCCAGTTCGGCGAGCGGATCCCGGGTGTGTTCCAGGTAGTGGTACATGCTGACCACCTCGTACTGGCCCGCCAGCTTCGACGCGAACTCCGGGAACTGCCCCTGGTACCCGGTCTCCACCCAGCCGCGGCGCTCCGCCTCGCGGACCCCGTCGCCCATGTCGAGCCCGTCGAAACGGGTCCGCGGCCAGACGGCCCGCGCCGTGTTGCAGAAGTGGCCGTGTCCGGTGCCCACATCGAGCCAGGACAACGGCTCGGCGTGCGGCAGGAGCATCTCGGCGCGCCCCCGGTAGGCGGCGCCCAGCCTTCCGAAGACCGTGCCCGCGCCCTCGCCGCCGCGCCCGTCGTAGAAGTCTCGGTAGTAGAACTCCAGGCCCTCCGGGGTCAGTCGGGGGTTCTGGAAGACGTGCCCGCACTCCCCGCACTGTTCCAGGGTGAAGAGGACCGGTTTGCCCTGGAGCAGGTCGGGCACCCGGACCCGGACGGCGAGCCGGCCGGAGCCGCACCACGGGCAGTCCGGGCGGCGCGGGTCGAGGAAGTGTGCGACACCCGTGGTCAGTTCGGCCTGATAGGCGGCGGCCCGCGCGCGGTCCTCGCCGCTTGCGTCCCAGCCGGCCGCCGCGGCCGTACGCAGGGCGGCGTCGAGCGAGCGCAGCGGCCGGGCCGCGGTGGCCCGGGCCAGATCGGCGGGCCTCAGCGGGGAGCCCGGCCCGCCCAGGGCGAGGTACGGCTGGAGCCAGTACAGCCCGGCCGCGGCCGCGCCCCACCGGCCCTGGCGCAGCGCGACACCCGCCAGCAGCGCCAGCCCGCCGAGCTGCGCGGCGGCCAGCGCCCCCGGCGGCAGCCCCCGGGCCCGCAGCTCGGCGACCCGTGCCGGTCCCCGGGGCTCGTCGGGTCCTCCACAGCTCAGGCCGGGGGCGATGGCCAGGCCGGTCGCGTCGGCGGCGTACTCCTTCAACCGGCGGGTCAGTGCGCTGAGTTCCGCCGGATGGGGGCGCGGCCCGACGGGATCCACCCCGGCCCGCGCCAGCACCTCCTCGGCGACGAGCACGGCGAACCCGGCCCCGCGCCCCTCACCGAGCCGGTCCCACCGGTACCGGGCGGGATCGACCAGCCGCAGGAGCCCCAGCGCCCGCTCGGCGGCCAGGTCCGCGGGCAGCAGGTCCAGCACCCGCAGCCCCTCCCTTTCGGCGTGTGCGCAGGCGGCGAGGAAGGTGGCCGCATCGGGCTCGACGCCGCGGGCGGTGAGCAGCCGCCATCCGGCCGGCCGCGGCACGCCGGCTGCCGCGGACGGGGTCGCGGGCAGCACCGGGATCGCCCGAAGCCGGCGCCCGGCGCGTACGGTGCCCGCGGCGAGTGCGGCCAGTAACACCGCGGAGGTCCACCGGACCCGGGAGAGCGGGGGTGGCGTCATAGCAGCTTCTCCAACCGGTCGGCCGCGGCGGCAGCCCCGCCCGCCGCGGCGAATGAGGTCTGGATCCGCCGGGCGGCCCGGCGGGGGCCGGGATCGTCCAGCACGGCCGTGAGCGCGTCGCGCAGTTCCTCGGCCCGGGTCCTGCCGAAGCGCACCCGGATTCCGGCTCCTGCCTCGACCACCTGCCGGGCCACGATCGGCTGGTCGTCCCGGATCGGGGCGACGACCAGCGGCAGCCCGTGCGCGAGGGCCTCGCAGACGGTGTTGTGGCCGGCGTGGCAGACCACCGCGTCCAGGTGCGGCAGCAGTTCCAGCTGCGGGACGCTCTCCTGGAGCAGTACGTGGCCGGGCACCGGCCCGATGAGCGCGGAGGGCGCCGCCAGCACGAACTGGACCTCCTCGGCGAGCCGTTCGGCGGCTCCCAGTACCGCGCCGTAGAAGCGGGCACCGGCCTCCTGGTTGAGGGTGCCCAGGGACACCAGCACCCGCCGCCGCGCCGGGTCCAGCCGCTGCCAGGGGAATCCGGGCGCGACCGGCCGGGCCCCGAAGGCCGGCCCGACGTAGGCGTGGTGGGCCGGGAACTCCCCGGCGGTTCCGACGAGTTCGGGAGTGGAGAAGACCAGGACCAGCCGCTCCGAGAACCGCGGGTCCCAGCCCCCGGACTCCCGCGCCGCGTCACCGAACTCCGCGAGCAGGCCGGAGATCTGCCCGGCCACCCACTCCCCGACCTTCGGGAAGTCCGCGAAGGGCCGGGTCAGTTCCGCCGAGGTGCTGGCGGAGGTCGCCCACGGCACCCCGAGCCGCCGGGCGACCAGCGGCCCGGCCAGGGCCTGCTGGTCGGCGACCATCACGTCCGGCCCGAACGCCCGGACGGCCCGTTCCACCCCCGGCACCATCGCCCGGGCGAGCGGAACCAGCGCCTCCTCCCACAGGAACCGCAGCGCCCCCACCCCGCGCAGATCGCGCCAGCGCTCGTGCAGCGCCGAGTACCCGCCGCCCGCCTCCTCGCCGGCCGGCAGGATCCGCGCCTGCGCGGGCAGCAGCCGGGCCAGCGCGGAGGCCGGCCCCGCCCAGGCGATCTCGTGTCCCCGGGCCGCCAGTTCGGCCCCGACGGCCACCGTCGGATTGACGTGCCCCGCCAGCGGGGGCACGGTGAACAGCACCTTCACCGGACCAGCGCTCCCGCCCGCGGCCGTACCGCTGCCGCAGCCGTCGTGGCGGTCGAGTCCGCCGGAGCCCTCGCGGCTGTCGCGTCGAGATGGGCCAGCACGGACTCCCGTAGCACCCCACTGCTCTCCTTGAGCACGTCGTGCCCCAGACCCGGCAGGATCCGCAGCGCCCCCCGCGGGGCGTGGCGGGCCAGCTCCCGGGCCCCCGGCACCAGTTCGGAGTGCTCGCCGCAGACGGCCAGGACCGGGCAGCGCAGCCGGGCGTAGTCGGCCGGGGTGAAGGTGCGGCTCGCGGCGATGTCGTCGATGAGCGTGGTGCGGTTGAGGAGGGCGTCGGCGATGGCCGTGAGGTTGGCGGCCTTGCGCAGGCGCAGGGTGAGCAGCTCGGCGGGGACCGGGCTGTCCTCCAGGCTGAGCGCGGCCGCCGACAGGGTGTCCACCATGTTCTCCACCCACGCCCCGCCGAGCGGGGGTTCGAGGAGGGTGAGCCCGGCGACGAGGTCGGGCCGGGCCAGGGCGGCGTGCAGGGCGAGGGTCCCGCCGTAGCTGTTGCCGACCAGGTGGACCGGGCGCTGCCCGAGGCCCAGCGCGCCGAGCAGGGCGAAGAGGTCCCGTACGGCGGTGCGGCTGTCGTAGCCGGAGGCCGGGCGCTCGGTACGGCCGTGGCCGCGCAGGTCGTAGAGGACGGCTTCGTGCCCGGCCCGGGCCACCGGCACGGCCAGGGGGCAGTAGAAGGAGGAGAGGTTGTCGACGACCAGCCCGTGCAGGAAGACCACGACCGGGCGGTCCGGGGCGTCGGCTCCGTCGGCGGCCGGGAGCCGCTGGACGTGGAAGCGCAGGGAGTTGGCGAGGACGACGGCCATGGCGGGCTCAGCCGGCCGACGCGGGCGAGTCGCCCGCCGAGACCCGGGCCAGGGAGGTGTGCGTGATCCGGCCGATGTGGGTGACGAGCTCGCCGACGGACATGGCCAGGATGGCGTCCATGTCCTTCTCCGCCAGGAAGCCCATCAGGTCCACGTCGGCGCCGTAACGGTGGTGGAGCAGCTCGGCGAGGGCCACGAACTCGATGCTCTCCAGGGCGAGGTCCTCGTTGAACGTCGTCTTCATCGTGACCTCCTCCGCGAGGAGGTACTCGTCGCCGACGATCTCCACGAGCATGCCCGTGATCTCGGTGAGGATGTCAGTTGCCATGACGGTTCTCCGTGAGGTGGAAGGGGACGGGGGAGGGCGCGGTCGGACGGGCGGTCCAGGCGACGACGTGGTCGGGCGGCGCCGGGTCGGCGGGCTCGGCGCCGGCGGGCGGCGTGCCGGTCAGCGGTGGCCAGGTGAGCGGTGTGCCGAGCCGTGTCGTGCGGATCGGGTACGGGTGCCCGTCCGGGGACGTCACGAGCAGGGCGCCGGAATCCGGATCACCGGCCACCCGCCAGTCCCGCGGCCGGCCGCCCAGCCCGCCGCCGTCCGCCTTGGCGGCGGCCTCCTTGGCGCACCACAGGGCGGTGAGGGCGGCCGGCAGACCGGTGCCCCCGCGGGCCGCCAGCCGTTCGGCGAGGCGGAGTTCGTCCTGCCCGAGGGCGATCCGGATCAGCGCGTCCGGGTCGGCGGTCACCGGCTCCACGTCGATGCCGACCGGCCGCGCAGGGTCGGCGAGGGCGACCGCGATCCGGTCCTTGTGGGCGATGGACAGCCGGTGGCCCCGGGTCAGCGGGCCCTCGGCGAGCGGCCGGCCGGCCGGATCGTTGCCGATCGGCACCTCCGCCGGGAACACCGGCCCGGCTCCGCCGTCCCACAAGAGCCCGCGCAGGGCGTCCTTGGCCGCGATCCGGCCCAGCAGCCAGGGTGCCCGGGCGCGCGGCGGCAGCCGCTCGTAGGCGGCCCGCTCGGCGGCGCCCAGGTAGCGGCGCATCACCAGCTCCTGCGAGGCGGGATCGGTCCAGCGGCGCCGGGCCAGGCACCAGCCCTCGGGCCGGGGCTCGCCGATCCCGCAGACCTCCGGGGTGAACTTCATCGGCCAGACCCGCTCGTCGGCGCCGAACCGGCGGTACGTCCACCCCTCGATCCGGGCCCACACCCCGCCGCAGGCCCGGCGCAGTTCGAGGTCACCCCGCACGGTGACGTCGTGCACCTCGCGGATCCGGGCGGTGGCGGTGATCAGCTCCTGCGGGGCCGGCGGCGGCCCGGAGAACCGGATGCGGTCCACGGTGGCCGGAAAGACCAGCCGGTCCACCGGGAGCCGCAGCTGCATCCAGTGCCCGAAGAGCTGCCCGGCGGCGTCGAGGAGCGCGCCGGGGTCGGGCAGGGCCCGCAGCACGCCGTGGATGCCGTCCGAGCCGACGGTGCGCACCTCGTGGACCCCGGCGAAGCGCGGCCCGTGGAACATCCAGCGGTCCCGGTACAGGGCCGCGGCGCTGACGGGCGCGGGCCGGGGGTCGCGCAGCGGCGTGTCGTCGGGTGCGGGCGGCTCCCCGTACCGCTCGCCGAGCAGCACGACGACCGAGGCGTACTCCCCGAGGGCGACGCGCAACCGGCCGGGCCCGTCACCGTGGACGCGGATCTCGACGTCGACGGCCGGCTCGACGGCCAGCCACCGCAGGGCCCGTACGTCCTCGTAGCCGACGACGGCGAGGCCGGGCGGGGCGTGCCGCCGGGCGGCGTCGGCGGCCAGCTCCAGCATGGTGGTCATGGGCACGACGGGGAACCGGTCGGAATCCTCCGGCCAGCCGTCGGGCTGGAGGTACACGCAGTGGTCGCGTACGTAGGGCAGTGCGGCGAGCGAGAGCCGCAGGAGTTCCTTCCCCGTGGACCTTCCCGAACCGTTGAGGGCTTGAGCCGGCGGCGGTGCCGGTGCCGTGGCCTGCGCCTGTGCCTCTGCCGGGGCCTTCGGCGGTCCTGCGGTCGACCAGGCGTCGGTGACGGCCCGGGCGGCCGAGCCGGCGTCGGCCAGCACCGCGTCCAGGGCGGAGAGCAGCACCGGGCGGGCCGCTCCCGCCGCCGCGGACCGGGGCGCGGGAGTGCCCGTCGGCCGGGCCGGGGCCGGAGCCGGCCCGGCCGACGGGCCCGAGGCTGCGAGGACGACCGGGACCGGGGCCGGAGCCGTGCTCGGGGCGGCGGCCGGGGCCGTGCCCGGGGTGAGGAGGCCGCTCAGGGAGGCGCGGGCCGCCTCGCTCAGGCGGACCAGCGGGGACCCCAGGTCCAGGGGCACGCGGAGTCCCGGTCCGGCGGGTACCGGCTGCGGCGCGGCCGGGCCGGGGCGAAGCGCCGAACCGGCCGCCGGGTCCGCCCCGGCCAGGAGCCCCCAGCGCGGTGCGTACCCCTCGGCCCAGAGCGCGGCGCAGGTGCGGTTCAGCGCCGCCAGGCCCGGCAGACGGGGGGAGGAGGTCGACACCGAGAGGTGGGGACGCTCGCGCAGGGTGTCCTCGACGAAGCCCGGCAGGCTGCCCGGCCCCAGTGTGACGAAGCTGCGCACGCCCTCCTCCTCGTACAGCCGCAGCGTCAACTCGCGGAAGCGGACCGGCTCCAGGAGGTGGCGGACCACCAGGTCACGCACCTCCTGCGGCGCCGACGGGAACGGCTCGCACGTGGTCGCCGACCACACCGGGAGGGAACCGGACCGCAGCGGCAGCCGGTCGAAGGCGGCGCGGACCTGGCCGAGGTACGGCTCCCACATGGGGGTGTGGAAGCCCGAGCGGAACGGCAGTTCCTGGCCGAGCACCCCGTCGGCGCGCAACCGCTGTACCACCGCGGAGACTTGGTCCGGATCCCCGCAGACCACCGACTGGTGCGGGCAGTTGTCGTGGCTGACCACCA
Above is a genomic segment from Streptomyces sp. NBC_01233 containing:
- a CDS encoding galactokinase, encoding MFRLVAYALEAAHGRPPAAVWSAPYAFHLGSPGLVAAAGWPTAAAAAPRTDGLVRLSSLAHPTDSCDLPLTLSGPPPAAPDWAVRPYTVLRELARAGHGRGGTDLHVQGSLTGAAGLATAEPAECAVALAVADVHAAAGERPDRADLARLLAGALPDGDDGLRRAVLFARPGRALLVGPQPRRRQRYVPFDPAASGARLVLVAVRGEAADRSRELARAVSCARRAGALSAWQPGPRPGRSVLVLLPEARLTAVRAAVAEDFRGRGRPVPRFLNIAVAGAARRED
- a CDS encoding class I SAM-dependent methyltransferase; this translates as MTPPPLSRVRWTSAVLLAALAAGTVRAGRRLRAIPVLPATPSAAAGVPRPAGWRLLTARGVEPDAATFLAACAHAEREGLRVLDLLPADLAAERALGLLRLVDPARYRWDRLGEGRGAGFAVLVAEEVLARAGVDPVGPRPHPAELSALTRRLKEYAADATGLAIAPGLSCGGPDEPRGPARVAELRARGLPPGALAAAQLGGLALLAGVALRQGRWGAAAAGLYWLQPYLALGGPGSPLRPADLARATAARPLRSLDAALRTAAAAGWDASGEDRARAAAYQAELTTGVAHFLDPRRPDCPWCGSGRLAVRVRVPDLLQGKPVLFTLEQCGECGHVFQNPRLTPEGLEFYYRDFYDGRGGEGAGTVFGRLGAAYRGRAEMLLPHAEPLSWLDVGTGHGHFCNTARAVWPRTRFDGLDMGDGVREAERRGWVETGYQGQFPEFASKLAGQYEVVSMYHYLEHTRDPLAELDAAASVLAPGGFLTIELPDPESRMARLLGPVWLPWFQPQHQHLVPAANLREALADRGFTVLAEEHGPAHQGNDFFGAVALTATRLAPDPDRPWGPPATARTRALAHAVRLAALPAFAGAAVLDALRTAAAHRTDGGNAYRMLARKDTP
- a CDS encoding glycosyltransferase, whose translation is MLFTVPPLAGHVNPTVAVGAELAARGHEIAWAGPASALARLLPAQARILPAGEEAGGGYSALHERWRDLRGVGALRFLWEEALVPLARAMVPGVERAVRAFGPDVMVADQQALAGPLVARRLGVPWATSASTSAELTRPFADFPKVGEWVAGQISGLLAEFGDAARESGGWDPRFSERLVLVFSTPELVGTAGEFPAHHAYVGPAFGARPVAPGFPWQRLDPARRRVLVSLGTLNQEAGARFYGAVLGAAERLAEEVQFVLAAPSALIGPVPGHVLLQESVPQLELLPHLDAVVCHAGHNTVCEALAHGLPLVVAPIRDDQPIVARQVVEAGAGIRVRFGRTRAEELRDALTAVLDDPGPRRAARRIQTSFAAAGGAAAAADRLEKLL
- a CDS encoding alpha/beta fold hydrolase; its protein translation is MAVVLANSLRFHVQRLPAADGADAPDRPVVVFLHGLVVDNLSSFYCPLAVPVARAGHEAVLYDLRGHGRTERPASGYDSRTAVRDLFALLGALGLGQRPVHLVGNSYGGTLALHAALARPDLVAGLTLLEPPLGGAWVENMVDTLSAAALSLEDSPVPAELLTLRLRKAANLTAIADALLNRTTLIDDIAASRTFTPADYARLRCPVLAVCGEHSELVPGARELARHAPRGALRILPGLGHDVLKESSGVLRESVLAHLDATAARAPADSTATTAAAAVRPRAGALVR
- a CDS encoding acyl carrier protein, which codes for MATDILTEITGMLVEIVGDEYLLAEEVTMKTTFNEDLALESIEFVALAELLHHRYGADVDLMGFLAEKDMDAILAMSVGELVTHIGRITHTSLARVSAGDSPASAG
- a CDS encoding polyketide synthase; its protein translation is MSSQRNGTAPRPTDAAIVGMGAVFPGAPDLASYRRNLLAGTDSIGEVPPGRWDPEVYYDPSAGPASGPAAGDRFYCRRGGFVDGLAAFDPTRFGIMTAAVEGAEPDQMLALHATPEAIADAGGEDRLPADRSRIAVVLGRGGFMGVATARLDQRVRTAHQLAQTLRELAPELGERRIAAVRSAFQDALGPERPDASIGLVPSFTAARTANRLDFRGPAYTLDAACASSLLAVDQAVGLLASDRCDAVVAGAVHHCHIATLWSVFTQLRALSPSERIRPFDRRADGTLLSEGTGVVLLKRLADAQRDGDRVYAVIRGTGVAGDGRAASLMSPLVAGQVRALERAWREAGLDPRAPGALGLLEAHGTGTPVGDAAELDTLAQVFGPPEPGDRRGIGFGSVKSMLGHTMQASGMAGLIKAALAVHEGVLPPTLHLEEPHPDLARTRMRPVTAAEPWERGPAPRRAGVNAFGFGGINAHVVLEEAPAAARPPLPVRRFLPLGAAAAPVGPAARADVLLIGADGPAQLSARLASDPPVSGGDGPCRVAVVGPTPQRLALAAKAVARGRPWRGRGEVWFTPEPLGGRVAFLFPGLEPEFAPVIDDVADRLALAPPRLTRGATLVERALDAIATGRFFARVLPGLGIEADVLAGHSLGEWAAMVAAGMYPQEAADTFLDSLRPDDLRVPDLVYAALGCGARRAEAALHGLDAVVVSHDNCPHQSVVCGDPDQVSAVVQRLRADGVLGQELPFRSGFHTPMWEPYLGQVRAAFDRLPLRSGSLPVWSATTCEPFPSAPQEVRDLVVRHLLEPVRFRELTLRLYEEEGVRSFVTLGPGSLPGFVEDTLRERPHLSVSTSSPRLPGLAALNRTCAALWAEGYAPRWGLLAGADPAAGSALRPGPAAPQPVPAGPGLRVPLDLGSPLVRLSEAARASLSGLLTPGTAPAAAPSTAPAPVPVVLAASGPSAGPAPAPARPTGTPAPRSAAAGAARPVLLSALDAVLADAGSAARAVTDAWSTAGPPKAPAEAQAQATAPAPPPAQALNGSGRSTGKELLRLSLAALPYVRDHCVYLQPDGWPEDSDRFPVVPMTTMLELAADAARRHAPPGLAVVGYEDVRALRWLAVEPAVDVEIRVHGDGPGRLRVALGEYASVVVLLGERYGEPPAPDDTPLRDPRPAPVSAAALYRDRWMFHGPRFAGVHEVRTVGSDGIHGVLRALPDPGALLDAAGQLFGHWMQLRLPVDRLVFPATVDRIRFSGPPPAPQELITATARIREVHDVTVRGDLELRRACGGVWARIEGWTYRRFGADERVWPMKFTPEVCGIGEPRPEGWCLARRRWTDPASQELVMRRYLGAAERAAYERLPPRARAPWLLGRIAAKDALRGLLWDGGAGPVFPAEVPIGNDPAGRPLAEGPLTRGHRLSIAHKDRIAVALADPARPVGIDVEPVTADPDALIRIALGQDELRLAERLAARGGTGLPAALTALWCAKEAAAKADGGGLGGRPRDWRVAGDPDSGALLVTSPDGHPYPIRTTRLGTPLTWPPLTGTPPAGAEPADPAPPDHVVAWTARPTAPSPVPFHLTENRHGN